ACTTGCCCAAAAAGTCTACCTGGCTCTCCAGGAAGCGATCCTGTCGCTGCAGTTCAGACCTGGAGAAGTGCTGCGCAAGGCGCCGATTTGCGAAAAACTCGGCGTATCGCGCTCTCCGGTTTCAGAAGCGATCGCAAGACTTGCCAGCGAAGGCCTCGTCGATGTCATCCCGCAATCTGGAACCCGCGTCGCCTATTTCTCGATGGACGATATCCGGGAAGGTTCCTTTTTGCGGCAGGCTCTGGAACTGGCGAGCGTCACAAAGGTTGCCTCGGACCGGAGCGAAGACCAGTTCGCGCAGATCAACAGGAACATGCGGCTCCAGACACTTCTCATAGAAGATGGCGACATCCTGGGTTTCTACCAGGCAGACGAGGAGTTTCACGAACTGCTGATGCTGTTCACGGGATACCCGAGGCTGAAGGCGGTCGCGCGGCTGGTGTCGCTGCAGGTGACGCGGGCGCGCATGTTGCTGCTCCCCACGCCCGGCCGTGCGGTCGAAACCCTCGAAGAGCATCGGGCTGTTTTCGAGGCCATTCAGAACCGCGACCCGAACGCCGCACAAGCCGCGCTGCGTCACCATCTCGGACAATTGATGCCCCGCATCGAGGCGCTTGTCGAAACCCGTCCCGAACTCTTCCAGTCCCGTTGATACAGGAATCCCGCATGAAGGTAACCGACACCACCTTGTTGAACGGCCGCACGAAAACGCCGGTCCCGCTTACGAAAATGGGCTTTGGTGGAGCCCCGCTCGGCAATCTCTACCGCGAAGTCTCCGACAGTGACGCACAGGCGGCCCTGCAGGCCGCCTTCGACGCCGGAATCCGCTACTTCGACACGGCGCCGCAATATGGGCTTGGGATATCGGAACAAAGATTCGGCGAGGCCCTCGCGAGGTTCGGCAGGGACAATGTCCAGCTATCGACGAAAATCGGCCGCCTTCTTCTTGATTGCGAACCGCATGAAGTCACCCCGGAAGCCTTCGTCAACGTGCCGCAGAAGCGGATCGTGTTCGACTACACTTATGACGGTGTCATGCGCAGCTACGAAGCCAGCCGCGGGCGCATGAAAATCAGCAATGCCGACATTTTGCTGGTGCATGACGTTTGTGTCTTTTCGCAAGGCTCGCAGGAACAGAGCGACGCAAAGGTCAGGGAGCTGTTCGACGGCGGCGGCTACAAGGCGTTATGCGAACTGAGGGACGCCGGAGACGTTGCGGCCATCGGCGCGGGTGTGAACGAATGGCAGGTCTGCGAGAAACTGCTCGGCCTTGGCGATTTCGACGGGTTCCTGCTGGCCGGACGGTATACGCTCCTGGAACAGGAGGCTCTGGAGAGCTTTCTGCCACTCTGCGAAAAACGCGATGTCGGCATCATCCTGGGAGGCCCTTACAATTCCGGGATTCTGGCAACTGGTCCGGTCGAGGGCGCTAAATACAACTACGCGGAAGCGCCACCGGAGATCCTCGAACGCGTTCGCAGGATAGAGGCAGTTTGCAAATCGCACGGCACGCCCCTGATCGCCGCCGCGCTTCAATTCGTCCTTGGACATCCATGCGTCAAGACGGTCATCCCCGGAGCCGTGAGCGCCACCGAGGTCAAGGCCAATGTCGAGGTCCTGGAAACTCCGGTACCAGCAGGCCTCTGGTCGGATCTCAAGGGCCAAGAGCTTATCCACCCCGATGCTCCGATACCTTCGGAGCCCTGACCGGTCACTAAGCCGGCTAAACGCGTTCGCTCTCGAACGGTCGAGGGATCGCGGCGGCTTCTGATAGCGGAAACCACTTGGCGAACCGCGCGCAGACGGCACTTTCGCCGACCAGACTAATCTGGTCGGTCTTCAACGCGGTCGACAGCGGACGGTCTCCCATCCAGACCTCCATCATCGTGCGGGACCGCGACGTGATGAAAGCGTTCACGTCCTTGCCCGGATCCTGGTAGCAGAGATCAACGTCGCCGCCGGCGCAGATCAGCCACCAGGTTCCGAACTCCTGCAGATCGGGAAACTGGAAACAGATCACAGTTTCCCCGTCTGGCAGCTGGTCGAGCGCGAGATTGCGCTGGATATCGAACATCAGGAATGTGACATCCAGATCATCTTCGTCCATTTCGTCCCGGGCCCAGCGCATCCCCCACACGGCCAGTGCCTGAACAACGGACGACAGCTCTTTCCCTGCAGGCGTCAGCCGATAGTCATGTCCACGCTGGCCGCTGATCGGCCGTTTGACGATGACGCCGGAGGCTTCCAGCTCCTTCAGGCGCTTGTTCAGGATGGTCGGTGAAATGCGCGGCAACCCGCGCTGCAGGCTGGAAAACCGGCTGGACCCGAGCAGGAGTTCGCGCACGATCAGCATCGACCAGGGATCGCCGAGTATCTCGCTCGCCTTTGCCACGGGACAGAACTGGCCGTACTTCTTCATGCCGGACCTCCTGGATATTCCCTAAGGTACGGACACAGTAAGGTAGCTGATTTGCCGTCCTTCGGATTTGGCCGTTTTGGCCATCTGCCGCGTCGCGAAAGACTTGAAAATGAACCACATTTACTGCGCTTTCGCTCCTCGGATTTGGTCAAAACGATCCAAACCAAATTACCTTCATTTGTGAGTCCGTACGCTAGAACACGAGACCCAACTACGCAATACGTAGTTCGTTGCTACGTCTGCAGAAGTATCACGGAACACGGCCAAACCGTATCTGAAGTCACATCAACACAGCGGTTGTCGCAGCTGCGGCGCCTTGCAGATGGAGACCTTGGATGAGACGCCCCGGACTGATGCTCTACGGCATCCTTTGCTATATTTTCTTCAACATCGCATTCCTTTACATGGCCGGGTTCCTGCTCGGCATCGCGGTCCCGAAGGCGATCAATGACGGCGTTCCGTCCGATGTGCCGGCGTCACTTGCAATCAACGCGTTGCTCATTTTCCTTTTCGGCTTCTTTCACAGCCTGATGGCCCGTCAGTGGTTCAAGGACCAGTGGACGAAGCTCGTTCCCGTTGAAGCGGAACGCAGCACCTATGTGCTTCAGGCGGCCGGCTTCCTGTCCCTTCTCATGCTGTTCTGGAAACCGGTTCCTTTCGCTGTCTGGTCGGTAGACGGCGTTTGGGCTCTGGCGGTTTACGCCGTTTTTGTCACCGGCCTGGCCACGGTGCTCCTGTCCACCTTCCTGATCGATCACTGGGAGCTTTTCGGCTTGCGCCAGATCCGGGCGAGCGCCATCGGCGCACCGGTGCCGCAGCCCGTGTTCAAGACACCGATGCTCTACAGGATCGTGCGTCATCCGATGC
This region of uncultured Roseibium sp. genomic DNA includes:
- a CDS encoding GntR family transcriptional regulator, with product MTNTDIDAARLQDLSTFEGSLAQKVYLALQEAILSLQFRPGEVLRKAPICEKLGVSRSPVSEAIARLASEGLVDVIPQSGTRVAYFSMDDIREGSFLRQALELASVTKVASDRSEDQFAQINRNMRLQTLLIEDGDILGFYQADEEFHELLMLFTGYPRLKAVARLVSLQVTRARMLLLPTPGRAVETLEEHRAVFEAIQNRDPNAAQAALRHHLGQLMPRIEALVETRPELFQSR
- a CDS encoding aldo/keto reductase, with protein sequence MKVTDTTLLNGRTKTPVPLTKMGFGGAPLGNLYREVSDSDAQAALQAAFDAGIRYFDTAPQYGLGISEQRFGEALARFGRDNVQLSTKIGRLLLDCEPHEVTPEAFVNVPQKRIVFDYTYDGVMRSYEASRGRMKISNADILLVHDVCVFSQGSQEQSDAKVRELFDGGGYKALCELRDAGDVAAIGAGVNEWQVCEKLLGLGDFDGFLLAGRYTLLEQEALESFLPLCEKRDVGIILGGPYNSGILATGPVEGAKYNYAEAPPEILERVRRIEAVCKSHGTPLIAAALQFVLGHPCVKTVIPGAVSATEVKANVEVLETPVPAGLWSDLKGQELIHPDAPIPSEP
- a CDS encoding helix-turn-helix domain-containing protein, whose translation is MKKYGQFCPVAKASEILGDPWSMLIVRELLLGSSRFSSLQRGLPRISPTILNKRLKELEASGVIVKRPISGQRGHDYRLTPAGKELSSVVQALAVWGMRWARDEMDEDDLDVTFLMFDIQRNLALDQLPDGETVICFQFPDLQEFGTWWLICAGGDVDLCYQDPGKDVNAFITSRSRTMMEVWMGDRPLSTALKTDQISLVGESAVCARFAKWFPLSEAAAIPRPFESERV
- a CDS encoding methanethiol S-methyltransferase, which codes for MRRPGLMLYGILCYIFFNIAFLYMAGFLLGIAVPKAINDGVPSDVPASLAINALLIFLFGFFHSLMARQWFKDQWTKLVPVEAERSTYVLQAAGFLSLLMLFWKPVPFAVWSVDGVWALAVYAVFVTGLATVLLSTFLIDHWELFGLRQIRASAIGAPVPQPVFKTPMLYRIVRHPMQLGVILVFFATPDMTAGHLFFAVSMSVYVLIGLHFEERSLVREFGATYRDYQSRVPMLVPNPFRLLRRHARTA